The following proteins are encoded in a genomic region of Deinococcus sp. YIM 134068:
- a CDS encoding gamma-glutamyltransferase family protein, giving the protein MSFQPETPTVRRPVYARRGMVATSQPLAAQAGLSILQAGGNAVDAALATAAALTVVEPTSNGIGGDLFALVWAGGELHGLNASGAAPAALSLDVLGEGEMPRHGWTPVTVPGAVRGWADLHARLGRLPFEEVLAPAVSYARDGFPLSPVLATNWARAIGIYRRLNLPIMDEWFRVFAPDGFAPVPGALWRSEAHARTLEAIAATHGSAFYEGELADRMDAHARATGGLLRASDLAAHRSEWVTPIHARYGDHLVHEIPPNGQGIAALIALNVLDGLPLPERRDDPDGLHLQIEAMKRGFADAHAFVADSRHVPVDVERLLSSNNTAAHRALLGYTAHDPTTRAPSTGGTVYLAAADAEGGMVSLIQSNYMGFGSGVVVPGTGIALHNRGHNFSLVPAHPNALAPGKRPYHTIIPGFLSRADGTPVGPFGVMGGFMQPQGHLQVVLNMVRYGMDPQQALDAPRWQWHAGRTVEVEHALSAEVSRALTARGHEVRVGLDAGSFGRGQIIRRDPVSGVLEGGTESRADGHIAVW; this is encoded by the coding sequence ATGAGCTTTCAGCCGGAGACCCCGACCGTCCGCCGCCCCGTGTACGCCCGGCGGGGCATGGTGGCGACCTCGCAGCCCCTCGCGGCGCAGGCGGGGCTGAGCATCCTTCAGGCTGGTGGCAACGCCGTGGACGCCGCCCTCGCCACCGCCGCCGCCCTCACGGTGGTCGAGCCGACGAGCAACGGCATCGGCGGGGACCTCTTCGCCCTCGTGTGGGCAGGCGGCGAGCTGCACGGCCTGAACGCGAGCGGGGCCGCGCCCGCCGCCCTCTCCCTGGACGTGCTGGGGGAAGGTGAGATGCCGCGCCACGGTTGGACGCCCGTCACCGTCCCCGGCGCGGTGCGTGGCTGGGCCGACCTCCACGCCCGCCTCGGTCGCCTGCCGTTCGAGGAGGTGCTCGCCCCCGCCGTCTCCTATGCGCGGGACGGCTTCCCCCTCTCGCCCGTCCTCGCCACGAATTGGGCGCGGGCCATCGGGATTTATCGCCGCCTGAACCTTCCCATCATGGACGAGTGGTTCCGTGTCTTCGCGCCGGACGGCTTCGCTCCCGTTCCCGGTGCCCTGTGGAGGAGTGAGGCCCACGCCCGCACGCTGGAGGCCATCGCCGCCACGCACGGTTCGGCCTTCTACGAGGGCGAGCTTGCCGACCGGATGGACGCCCACGCCCGCGCGACCGGGGGCCTCCTGCGCGCCTCCGACCTCGCCGCCCACCGCTCCGAGTGGGTCACGCCCATCCACGCCCGGTACGGCGACCACCTCGTCCACGAGATTCCACCCAACGGGCAGGGCATCGCGGCGCTGATCGCCCTGAACGTATTGGACGGCCTACCTCTGCCCGAACGGCGCGACGACCCGGACGGGCTTCACCTTCAGATCGAGGCGATGAAACGGGGCTTTGCGGACGCCCACGCTTTCGTGGCCGATTCCCGACATGTACCCGTGGACGTGGAGCGCCTGCTCAGCTCCAATAACACCGCCGCCCACCGCGCCCTCCTCGGGTACACGGCGCACGACCCGACCACCCGCGCGCCGAGCACGGGCGGCACCGTCTACCTCGCCGCCGCCGACGCGGAGGGGGGCATGGTCAGCCTGATCCAGAGCAACTACATGGGCTTCGGCAGCGGCGTGGTCGTGCCCGGCACCGGGATTGCCCTGCACAACCGGGGCCACAACTTCAGCCTCGTCCCCGCCCACCCCAACGCCCTCGCGCCCGGCAAGCGCCCGTACCACACGATCATCCCCGGCTTCCTGTCGCGCGCGGACGGCACCCCGGTCGGCCCCTTCGGGGTCATGGGCGGCTTCATGCAGCCCCAGGGCCACCTTCAGGTCGTGCTGAACATGGTGCGCTACGGGATGGACCCCCAGCAGGCCCTCGACGCCCCGCGCTGGCAGTGGCACGCGGGGCGGACGGTGGAGGTCGAGCACGCCCTCAGTGCCGAGGTCTCCCGCGCCCTCACCGCACGCGGCCATGAGGTCCGGGTCGGGCTGGATGCGGGGTCCTTCGGTCGGGGTCAGATCATCCGCCGTGATCCGGTGAGCGGCGTGCTGGAGGGCGGGACCGAGAGCCGGGCGGACGGCCATATCGCCGTGTGGTGA
- a CDS encoding SDR family oxidoreductase, whose amino-acid sequence MTRGMNGKTVLVTGATNGIGLVTARELARMGARVTIVGRNPEKTARVAAEIGAAGTLIADLSELAQVRRAAAEFRERQERLDVLVNNAGALYEKRQETREGHEMTWALNHLAPFLLTRELLPLLRRTPGARVVTVSSMAHMLARLRFDDPELRRGYGAWRAYNQSKLANVLFARELARREPGIQSNSLHPGRVRTGFGHNNSGGSKLFWRVFDLLALSPERGARTSIHLASDPGITVSGRYFANEREARPSQQALDDGAAERLWRLSEEAVGGL is encoded by the coding sequence ATGACGCGGGGGATGAACGGCAAGACGGTCCTGGTCACGGGCGCGACGAACGGTATCGGGCTGGTGACGGCGCGGGAACTGGCGCGGATGGGGGCACGGGTGACCATCGTGGGACGCAATCCCGAGAAGACGGCGCGGGTGGCCGCCGAGATCGGGGCGGCGGGAACGCTCATCGCCGACCTGTCGGAACTCGCGCAGGTGCGCCGGGCCGCCGCCGAGTTCCGGGAGCGCCAGGAGCGGCTGGACGTGCTCGTGAACAACGCGGGGGCGCTGTACGAGAAGCGGCAGGAGACCCGCGAGGGCCACGAGATGACGTGGGCCTTGAACCACCTCGCGCCCTTCCTGCTGACGCGCGAGCTGCTGCCCCTGCTGCGGAGAACGCCGGGCGCGCGGGTCGTCACCGTCTCCTCGATGGCGCACATGCTGGCGCGTCTGCGCTTCGACGACCCGGAACTTCGGCGCGGGTACGGCGCGTGGCGGGCGTACAACCAGAGCAAGCTGGCGAACGTGCTCTTCGCGCGGGAACTGGCCCGACGCGAGCCGGGAATTCAGAGCAACAGCCTCCACCCCGGCAGGGTCCGCACGGGCTTCGGGCACAACAACAGCGGGGGAAGCAAGCTGTTCTGGCGTGTGTTCGACCTCCTCGCCCTCAGCCCCGAGCGCGGCGCGCGGACGAGCATCCACCTCGCCTCCGATCCGGGAATCACGGTGAGCGGGCGCTACTTCGCCAATGAGCGCGAGGCCCGCCCCTCCCAGCAGGCGCTGGACGACGGGGCGGCGGAGCGGCTGTGGCGGTTGAGCGAGGAGGCGGTGGGCGGGCTGTAA
- a CDS encoding extracellular catalytic domain type 1 short-chain-length polyhydroxyalkanoate depolymerase, with translation MKRPTVLLPSLLLLAACGQPASPAAGGAGATLTPQATGRWVSGTYTGGAGARFYRLWVPGGYDGTGARPLMVMLHGCGQDGYDFAAGTRMNAQADARNFLVLYPEQGTAYNAFDCWNWFSTANQRRGVGEPALIAGMIGWVKANYRVDAARVGVAGLSAGAAMASIMGCTYPDHIRRVAAFAGVMYGAATTATGATDAMRSGSLYDPNGRGTACHGEMGGARRVVPTLVFHGTADTTVNPRNATQIVAQWAQTNDLAYDGADDGDVDATADASATGTACRSYTRSDYRNSATGGVVMQRYVIDGLGHAWSGGSTAGSYSDPCGPDATALTVGFFGF, from the coding sequence ATGAAGCGTCCCACCGTTCTGCTGCCCTCCCTCCTGCTGCTCGCCGCGTGTGGGCAGCCCGCCTCCCCCGCCGCCGGGGGGGCCGGAGCTACCCTGACCCCGCAGGCGACGGGGCGCTGGGTCTCCGGCACGTACACGGGCGGCGCGGGCGCGCGGTTCTACCGCCTGTGGGTGCCCGGCGGGTACGACGGCACGGGCGCGCGGCCCCTGATGGTGATGCTGCACGGCTGTGGGCAGGACGGGTATGACTTCGCGGCGGGCACCCGCATGAACGCTCAGGCCGACGCGCGTAACTTCCTCGTGCTGTACCCGGAGCAGGGCACGGCCTACAACGCCTTCGACTGCTGGAACTGGTTTTCCACCGCCAACCAGCGCCGGGGAGTCGGGGAACCCGCCCTGATCGCGGGCATGATCGGGTGGGTAAAGGCCAACTACCGGGTGGACGCCGCCCGCGTCGGTGTGGCCGGGCTGTCGGCGGGCGCGGCGATGGCGAGCATCATGGGCTGCACCTACCCCGACCATATCCGCCGGGTGGCAGCCTTCGCGGGGGTGATGTACGGGGCGGCCACGACCGCCACGGGCGCGACGGACGCGATGCGGAGCGGCAGCCTCTACGACCCGAACGGGCGCGGCACCGCCTGCCACGGCGAGATGGGCGGGGCGCGGCGGGTGGTGCCCACCCTCGTCTTCCACGGCACGGCGGACACGACGGTCAATCCCAGGAACGCGACCCAGATCGTCGCCCAGTGGGCGCAGACGAACGACCTCGCCTATGACGGCGCGGACGACGGCGACGTGGACGCCACGGCGGACGCCAGCGCGACGGGCACGGCTTGCCGGTCCTACACCCGCTCGGATTACCGCAACAGCGCGACGGGCGGCGTCGTGATGCAGCGGTACGTCATCGACGGTCTGGGGCACGCCTGGTCCGGCGGCAGCACGGCGGGGTCGTACAGCGACCCGTGCGGGCCGGACGCCACCGCGCTCACCGTGGGGTTCTTCGGGTTCTGA